The genomic window GACCCTCGAGGACATCGAATCCCACGAACTCTGGATCGGCAAAGAGGAACCGCCGGAGATCGAGTAGCTCCCGCGTCGAGGCCTGCTACCGCGTCGCTGTCGCTCGAACGGCACCGGCCGCTCACGACCGATCGAGCGCGACCAGGACGCCCCGGACGTTCATCGCCGTCTCGGCCATCGCCTTCTCCTCGCCCCAGAGTTCGTCGGTGTCGACCGACGCGAGCAGTCGGTCGACCACCGCCTCGTCGCTGGCGTCCTCGCCGCCAAGCTCCTCGCGTGCAGCAGCGACCGCGTCGACCCAGTCGGCGAGCACTGTCTCGTAGGCCGCGAGGTGGTCGGCGGTCCGTGCGGGCCCGAAGTGGGCGTAACAGAGCACCGACGGATCGAGGTCCCTGATCGTCTCGACGTCCGCCAGCGCCTGTTCCGGATCGAAGTTCGGCGGCGGCGACGTCGGCTCGACGGCGTCGCGTTCGGGCACGTAGATCCCCGCCGCGTCGGCAGTGAACACCGCATCGTCGGACGGTGAGTGGTAGACGACCTGGTGGGGAGCGTGGCCTGGCGCGTGGTGGGCCACGAGCTCCCGGTCGCCGAGGTCGATTCGATCGCCGTCCGTGAGCGTCTCGATGCGGTCCTCCGGGATCGGCACCGGATCGGCGTAGTACTGCCACTGGTCGCCGACGGCGCGCTTGGTGCCCTCGACGAGCCGTTCCGGATCGACGAGGTGGGTGGCCCCGATCTCGTGGACGTAGACCGTCGCGTTCGGGTAGTCCCGTGCGAGCCGACCCGCGCCCCCAGCGTGATCGAGGTGGACGTGCGTGACGGCGATCGCGGCGAGGTCCTCCT from Salinarchaeum sp. Harcht-Bsk1 includes these protein-coding regions:
- a CDS encoding MBL fold metallo-hydrolase; protein product: MEPGDVAAVELGDCAGISYVDTGMYDVAGYGSVYVIDAPEPAVVDTGIGADYEHVQAAIEAAGIGEEDLAAIAVTHVHLDHAGGAGRLARDYPNATVYVHEIGATHLVDPERLVEGTKRAVGDQWQYYADPVPIPEDRIETLTDGDRIDLGDRELVAHHAPGHAPHQVVYHSPSDDAVFTADAAGIYVPERDAVEPTSPPPNFDPEQALADVETIRDLDPSVLCYAHFGPARTADHLAAYETVLADWVDAVAAAREELGGEDASDEAVVDRLLASVDTDELWGEEKAMAETAMNVRGVLVALDRS